The Argiope bruennichi chromosome 9, qqArgBrue1.1, whole genome shotgun sequence nucleotide sequence ctcgcatttcaaaaattaactttttactttGCCTGCAAGAATTTTCAGATTGCCAaagtaaacatgaaaataaaaaggaagaataagcaattttattcaaattctttggtgctagaattctaaaaatgcttATGTAAATAAGCTTTGATCCATATAGATACTTCACAGCATCATTGCTAAATAAGCTCCTACAGCAGTTTGGCAGATCTTACTGATGGCAACAGTTTGCAGCTTTTAAGGAAGAATAAATACTCTgcaccctatatttttaaagaaagtcagCCAAATtcacaatcaatattttcaaaatattgtattttagaataaatgaaagaaaataatcaattttaaaataaagcaagcaTAATTCAAGTAAATTGTAAACATCTCTAAACatgatagaatataaaaataaaaggactatttcacaatttttttaaatacgaaatgATTAACAAGACTTACAAAGTATTTATAGTTACACATTttgcatttacaattttaataggAAAGTATCAACCTTAAACTGTTAATTTTGTAActgctttgaaatattaaatgtattcaaCATGTATTcacatattaaattcataaaaagcataaaataaaattgttgtaaaattataaaaacagaaacaacaattttaaatacttcagtTACTAAATATGATAGAggattgttaaaatgaaattcaaaatgaaaatggcttacaatgaaaattaattattttatattttaaatatttaataaaatagaaattttggaatatttattttgtttattttatataaaaaaaattaaatccaaataaacagaaaacataaaaaagaaattaaattctaatgtaCAGAATCAAACAATCACTTCAATGAAAACCTTTATAATTACCCCATGAATtctttacaattttcaaataaatttggaaGCATTGTTATGgctacaaaatttgaatttaaaaaatttactttttactgtgcaattaattttaaaaaatatgtaagaaaaactttaaattcatcaaaaatttagacagatacaaatattttttcaaaaaacaaacagatatgaacttacttctaaattatttaattttttctgaattttttccaTGATTCTTTCTGACCAGTACTTCTGAgttaagaaatcataaaaaagaCGACCAAGAGCCACATTTACCCATTCAACATGACGAACTGTTGAACTAATATCTTTCTTTCGGTTTGCATCAGAGAAAATTTCAGGTTTCCAGGAATGTTCAGAAGTATTTATATCTctgaaatagttttcaaaaagtgtttttaCATAATCTTCAAATTCAAGTGTTGGCTTTGTTTTGCTTTGAATAAAGTTCAATTCAGCACTTATTCCTGAACTATCCTCAGTCACTGACAGAGTTTCTTCAGAGTTTATTTCcatctacagaaataaaaaattttcaagaaatctattttgatataaatgaaaagatatatttcaGACAAgtcacttttttaatataattgtaacaatactaaaaatacaaataaattcaaataataacttaaatttattaaattaaaatattaatttaatagatacaagagaaatagaaatataaaattataaaaaaaaattattataaaataggaaacaaattttaagaGTGGATATTTTGGTAAATTATGCCAATCAGTAGATTGTAAAGATTTACTGAAAGTGTGATCCAATATGAATGAAGATGGTAATACAACCTTTTAGTTGGGTGAGTCAGGATGACATAAAATGCTAGTTTGAAGAAATCAGCAAGGCAGAAGCAAGTTATAATTCAGGAAGTAAAAACATggtgcataaatattttttaattgttggtACAAGTAGATAGTTGGAAAACTGTGAAAAAGGGCAGTATGAAATGTTTCTAGGGAGATTGGCATTACTCATAGCAATGTTTAAAACATATGACAGTGAAATGGACACAAATCATGAAACTATTCTTGTAATATGATAGCTCAAGTCAATTTGTACATGGCCAAACAATGGAAAGGTCAGCACAACACAGCTGTTTATATGACAGATTAATTCTATATAACAGCAGAGTCTCAGATATAACCAGAAGTTACACACAAGAAAATATCAGACTAAGACATGTAATCACTAATCTACTAATGTAGCACTtacattactcttatcttctcttttggatactagatggcgatgcctgattaggccatcccatatgccATCGTATAATGCATTGCGAGTGTAATTTGAATGAGATgatatgctgttctgttaagatGCATCCATGAATGGtctttgtgcttgtttagtgtgtgaatgtgattattaaaagaaatgctcCTTAACATATTCGTCCTGTTGTttcctgcacggatcataataatctacatttcaCCATATTGGCCCCCAATGAAAAAGAATTTGCAAGGAAACGAAAGTGAAGTCGTTCCAGACATCACAAGAAAAGTTTTCCCGCCATCACACTAATGAAAATTCACTGTAATTCTCATTTGTAATagtatatgttaaataaattgtattttttgtattgttattgaATCAAGGAGCCCAATGTCTTTTTATATAGTCTAACAATAGACCATAATTATAATGACACAATGATGGtaataattacaaagaaaatattcatgaaatgtgTTATATGATGCTTGTAAGATATCAAAGTCAATAATTGCAAGATAATAGGACTTAAGGCAGAAATTGTGACTGCTTGATAATGCATTACTGAAGTTCTGCTGCCATATATTAATCTGTTTTGTACTACGgtcagcaaataattttttaatcttaaatgatAACAAATGTAGTATGAATCCCTACATCAACAATATGCAAGCTTATCTTAACAGATGTTCACCTTTTCATAATTCTCtccaaaatgtagaaaaaattatttaaagtttaaatccttttccaaaaatgcataaaagataTTGCCTATTAGACACCATCCTGTTGCTTGCTGATACTTCCAATAAACAAATTGTTCTTTATCAACATAgtagacaaaatatagaaaaagttatCTCAAATCAATCTGGATCATGTCACACATTAAGATGTGTGAAAATTTGGTAATTTGTTTCAACATTttgtgcaacttttttttttttttttttttttcaataaatatagttttatatcatGTCTCACATTAAGCCAattcatttaacacaaaacacTTTTCCACAGTATTTGactttgttcaaaaatataaattaaatagtacattaatataatgttagtttttaaagtttgaatggtaatagttttaaatataacaagcactatttaaatatcttaaatatgtaacataaaaagaaaaatacttataaaaaaagctTCACTCTTTGATATCTGGTTTATGAAAACAtgcatgtataattaaaaaaaaagattattacttatttatttaactttaaaactaAGAATTCTTACCAAAGATGAATAGCTAATGGAAGTCATATCTAATTTTGGAGAGCTTGAGTAAAGAGTTGAGTATTCAGTAGCATTCAATTCTTCTAAGACAATGcacttttttaaagcataaaaccATGTTTCTTTTTCTCTGTCAGTCAAAGCAAAAATGTAAAGTGCCTGTCTTTTTGGTGTTTCAATAAGGCCATCTTGATAAGGAAACAAAGAAACATAATCGCATCTTCCTTCTTGGTCCATATCATAAGAATCATTAATAGTTTGATAATTTTTGGATGAAAGAGGTAGCTTGATACAAATTGGAAACTTCTTACGGAatgctctaaaataaaaattgcaaacaattaaaaaaacatacattttatactAATCACAtaacatacaaatttttttaaaaaatcaataaaattctttaaaatctgtaaataaaaaaacaaattataaaaaaatgagcattCGTCTTTATTACTATAGGTACAAGGTTATAAATTGtgatatgtataaataaaaaacattataaaaagtgcattcatttttattaatataggtAAGGTTATATTAAAATCCATGATTTGTTATAAGTTATGTATCATTTGTAGataaatgcaatttcaaacaaaatagatttaaatgtactttgtaaattcttttaattacaagAGGGCAATTTTGAGTTGGATCTCATAATTCAGAACTGTAGCTAACAGAATATATTTCAGTCAGTACTTTCCAAGTTCTCACACCACATAAGCAGGAGAGATTTAAACTTAGCAGATTTCATATCTACCAGGCctgtattttatatacatatacacacacacaatttcatttgaaacttGCAACACTAGATGCAAAGTCAAGACTAGGATACTAAAGTGGCCTAAGCTAATTTCAGGAAATTATAATGGTAACcaaatattatatctaataattATGGACAATTATTAAccataataattacttaaaaagagTTTCCTTACTTTAGATAGGCTCTTACTTAAAAGCAAGTGAtcagtttttcattcattttttgaagCAACATgcaggataaaaatatcttaaaataagcaTCTTTTTGGCACAGCAGTATTCCTATAGATTCTCAGatatattttatctcattaaaaatttttttaaaatataatcaaaagaaCTAAAGCACGTGCAATCTCAGAAATTTtctgatcatatttttataatgccAATCAATGCTCCTTTTACTTAACACATCTTCttcaaactattaaattttggccatttaaacattttcaaaataaggaagtaagcataaaaattttataattttttaaaaataacaatatatatattacctaTAAAACCCTATTCCTATAACAACATGTTCCCATAtgataataaatcataatttatgatAAGCTAAAACTTGACATTAATACCAATTATCTCTCTAACAGCCTGAAACtttcagtaaaactttaaaatagtatgaacatgcaattttatcatttaagcaagcaggaatttttttgaattttgaaacatttacttttgttgaaatttaatagaaGGGCAGATTCACTAAAACTATCACATTACACATACATAAAgaatacataattatataaatgtgcCCACATACCTTCTTTTAGATAAGTCTTTAGGTACTAAAGAAATATCTGCTCCAGACAGATCATAAATTTCAAATGGAGTGGTTGCATTTTCatcacattcattattttttggaatacgAGATATTTTAAGACACTGATTTTCTATACAGATATTGACTAATTCTGCCATATGCTGCCTTTGTTCATCAGGATCATAATCtccctttaaaattttaacagaaccCTATaacagaaatacattttaaaaacaacacaattattttataaatttgagtaattgttaaataaattaagactTAAGGGTTTCTCCCATTCATCAAATAAAACAAGTTTGaaaaagtttttccttttttaatgttgaattgaaatatttcaacataacacatacatatataaattctaaatacttattaaaaattcttttattcccaatataaataatatattttgaaatacataatcaatcagaaacaaaatttgttaaaaagattaCATAACGATctttcagttattatttaaagCTGGATAAAAATAATACAGACAGAGACATATGACTTCACAAAAGTGTTCACCAAAGAAAGCTCACAAAACTGTTCATTcaacataattttaagaatttacaagaaatgcataaaagattatttattcttcaatataaTTGCCGAAAATATTTCACGATTCGAAAAACGTGAGAAGATTTGATCAAATTATGCAAAGTAGCAGCAGGGaacaattttcaaaactaaatataaattgtCTATTCCAAACCAAATTCTcaacaaataattagaaatttttacaataGATTGTTTGTAGTATTTGATTTTGAGTTGAAATATCAGGGTCAATAAAGTGTGTGTCACAGAATAAGACTGATGCACAAACTTGGAGCATATAatagaaactatttaaaataaagaatcctgtaattctcatttttaacaaaaaataaatatataaaaataagtgatAAAATGCAATTGgactttctatttatttatttattattattttttggtttcTCTTCTTAATTCctagaattttatttgtatcagTATAACACAAATAGCATACTGAAAGCActcagaaagtttaaaaaattgagaaattaacataaatttgtataataaattacaaggaaattttattttcaacattaatacaaaaattcttttatcataattgtaaaatatcttaaataataaataaaatttcatataacagCTGTTTTTATAActatctaattttgtattttgcacataaacatttttttttaaataaagaactgTACTTAAAATTTGGTTCTACACTTAGAATCTCCATCACTAAAGTAAATTAGGAATATTGGTGCTATTATATTAGAGAAACATAATGAAGATTTAGTGATAAAATTATCACCAAGATATAGTAGACTtttatctgaatatatatatatataattataattccagCATTACTTCTCATCATTTCAAGAtagaatgtaaatttaaaaaatgtcattacaaaTTACCTTCATAGTTTTGTCAGCTACACTTTGATGGATAGATGTCATTTCCAGCTGTGTGTCATCATATGTAACATGTGGTGGTAATTTCTCTGTTGGAATTTGTATTACAATACATAAAAGAGTATATATCACATATGCTGCAATAAAAccatcaaaaatataatctaagtaatatgaagaaaaagtttttgaattgtgTACAATTATTGACAACAAAAGAAAACCATGTGATAAAGGAAGTTGAGCAAGCAAGTTTTTTAAAGCTAGGAATGTATGATGGTACTTGTGcactgaaaacaaatttttagctGTATCTTTCTCTCccatataagcatttttaaaatattccataggTTTGGGATTTGGTGAATAAATCCCTTTTTCTTCTGAATGTTCAACACTCATAGTACTAAGCTCAATGCCATTCTCAGTATTTAAATTTGTAGTTTCTAGAtctaaattcgaaaatattttgctaGAAAAAGTAGATATATTGTTAGACTCAGATATAGAACTTTTTTCTTCACTATCTGATGAATGATCAATCTCCATAGAGCCCTTACGACTAAAATAACGAGCAGGACTGGAAGGCAAACTTCTGCTTACAATCTTTGGCTTTACATGTAATTTTTTACTATCTTCGGGGATATTTAACAAAGTTTTTGATTCTTCAAAACATTCTATAGCTTCTTCTACAGTAGATATTTCTGATATGTCATTAGCTACAACAGATTTTAATTCACAAGGAACTGGATCCTTAATAACTTCAATACTTGATTCTTTTACACGATTTTTTTCCCCAGAGAGAGCTTGAGCTCCATTTGcaacattttcttttccttcctctaattttttaacaattttttcagtaATACCTGAGAGTAAATGAGATGATCCAACTTTTTTGCtaagtttatttaaaacaaaaccttTTACAGCTTGCTTGAAAGGAGATGTTTCATGCACTTCTCgtacattaatattcttagtaaaaGTAAGTTCTCCtggattaataatattttcaacagctaatttttctgaaatatcttcAGCTACAGCAGGCTTTGGAGTTTCTTTTTCATCAAAAGTAACTATATCAGATATTTCAGTTGTGTCAGCTAGATCTGTAGGAACATCATGTAAAAATTCTTCAAGTTTATTTTCCTTTGtgtaatttaaacatatttcttccGAAGGTTGATTGGAATGTACAAATGCTGCCATGATACTTCCGTTTTATTATTCCTCATGAGGAAATATATAGACTTGAAATAAAAAGCCtgtagaaaaaaatagtaaatattagcaaattttattcatacaattttaatattattcaaaattaaatacatattgcaTACAAAATATAACAATGACATTTTATGAACAATAATTCAGcaacattcaaaagaaattttatttatgggtCATTTTTATATGACAAGAAAagttgtaaactttttttttcatgttcccttaaacaattgaaatagataaataaaatattttgaaataaattatgtctCAAAAGGATGATGGATGGTCAATTTAAGTCATCCctgatttttacttcaaattgaTGCTTTTCTTGAAGAATAGATAACATCCTTCCTTGAAACTTTTGTCATCAGTCATTATGACATTCTTATAAGACAAACTTATCCTTTGTATTAAGAGTTACTTCAAAGCTTTAATACCAACTTTTTGAGCAATGAAAAGTATAgaagaatgcaaaataatatggaaatttatgtccaataatatttttaatgacaaaagagtttaatgacatttaaagctaatttaattagaaaatattttaagcaagaaaataaaaatctacttgAATAGACACAGATATAATtgcattgtttattattattattattaccaataatttaacaaaatatcaatagaaaatgTATTGTGAAAAAATGATGCTCTATATCTTACatctcttaatattaaaaaaatatgaaagaaatttgaatatcaacAATTGCATAATATTTGAGGGGTATACATTCTAATAACATTACAAGAATACTGGGATAAGGAAATATGATACATATATACTtacaatgaaaggaaataaaatgtataagcagagtttttatatccatattagtacaaataacacaaaataaagctATACAATCAGTAGTTtctgttaaacatttaaaattgacaCATattaataagttcaaaattataaatgaagtatttaaaagtatatttaatgacAAGGAAAAAATCAACTGCATgcctcaaaaaaaaataatgaaaataaattccattctgaattttataaacttaCTCATCACAGAACttttttcataaagtatttaaatccttttattgattttactaataaaattaataaagaaagctTTGATATTGAATACTACTTACACTGATAAAGTACAtataagaggggaaaaaaatgatatacactgctacaaaatttaaattctaattataatagtTCTTACAACATATTTCTATAGAACATATGTTACTTCTTTTGGGTACATattcaacaacaaaagaaaaggCAATAAAAAGTATGAGTCAAGTAAAGATATGAGTATTTTCAGCACATACTAATCCAAACGGGAAACTTCTAGGTCAAAACGATGACAGCTTAAATAAACACATATGCGATTGATATTTGATGACAGCTCGTAATAAATTTAACTGtataatagtgattttaaaagGCTATTTTCTCGCTGATTTAGAATCtgtaaaacacataaaataatgcaaaaagttattttgctaattttactTACCTtaggaaaaaataaagatattaaaccTATTATTTCCTGGTTGAAATAACAGAGAGACCCGAAACACGGTAAAACTCTCTGACACACATTTTAATACAACATATCCTCTAAATGGACATAATCCCTTTCACGGATGATAAACTTTAGAAGCTAAAAAATTATGTCACGCATCTGACCTTACTTCGATCTAATACTTTTGAATTTCTGATCATAAAATGAATCGAACGCACCAAAATTCGCAGAACAGTTTTTCTTCTTAACGTCATCTGTAGCACCAAAATACTACGTTTAGCAGACGAAAAACTTACGTTATTTGTGTTTCGATTTTAAAGTGACGAACTTTCTCAATAACAAGAAACTAtcaatttttcctattttgaatccattaaaagaattttccttcGACTGTGaacattttatatacatatataattttaatacaataaaatttattttatgcagtgCGTTTGTACTCATCCTGGTATATGAAAAAAGCAACTTCAACTTCGTTTGTGTATTGTTTATTTCCTTGTTTTGGAGCGATATCTGAGTTTTGAAATCCGAGTTATTCTTCGATTCACGATGAGGGACCTAGATAGATGGAAAGTTTCTTCTAAAACTGTATGTTTCgtcaataataatttaagttcatttttttaaacatatttaaataaattgattaatatgtttaatttttagggAAAAGGGACTGTTTGTGGTTTGCCTACAGAAATTGTCATAACAGAATTTCGGAACAAATTCTTCATTTTAGTCACTGATAGCGGTAAAATTGGTTCACTGGTAAAtgttataaacattataaatttgcTTATAGGCTTAGTATGAAGTAAATTAatgtataatcaaaatttatatatattttttaactgatgGTGCTTTTCTATTGAATGTCAgtattaatttttgcttattctTTTGTGTACAAATGTTTCTGATgctttttctgtgtttttttttatttgaaatagtttttcataattAGTTGTTTCTcaaattgttattctttttttattaaaaatcagctGTAAGCGTTAAGTTGCGGTCACCAACtctctcgaaaaaaaaaatgtgtaaatgttGACCAAATACGTTaaaggacattaaaaaaaattgaatttcatgtttattatttttttctaattattatattgGTTTTTCAGTAATCTGGCCCCTTAAGTAGTCTGATATTATTGAAATCAActtgttaaatttattacaaattaaagaagTTCAGCTTATTTTAACtggataagaattttaaatatttaatttttcttcaaaaattcatgATGGCTGTcactattgttttatttttctttgtcccCACTTTATCttttatgctataaaaatgtttttaaaaaatattcctttttttttttttttttttttttggtatttgttTGACATGtggtaaacaaatttaaaaatggggAAGTATTAGCATGTCTGTATAACAGATTGATCTAGtg carries:
- the LOC129984554 gene encoding testis-expressed protein 2-like, coding for MAAFVHSNQPSEEICLNYTKENKLEEFLHDVPTDLADTTEISDIVTFDEKETPKPAVAEDISEKLAVENIINPGELTFTKNINVREVHETSPFKQAVKGFVLNKLSKKVGSSHLLSGITEKIVKKLEEGKENVANGAQALSGEKNRVKESSIEVIKDPVPCELKSVVANDISEISTVEEAIECFEESKTLLNIPEDSKKLHVKPKIVSRSLPSSPARYFSRKGSMEIDHSSDSEEKSSISESNNISTFSSKIFSNLDLETTNLNTENGIELSTMSVEHSEEKGIYSPNPKPMEYFKNAYMGEKDTAKNLFSVHKYHHTFLALKNLLAQLPLSHGFLLLSIIVHNSKTFSSYYLDYIFDGFIAAYVIYTLLCIVIQIPTEKLPPHVTYDDTQLEMTSIHQSVADKTMKGSVKILKGDYDPDEQRQHMAELVNICIENQCLKISRIPKNNECDENATTPFEIYDLSGADISLVPKDLSKRRAFRKKFPICIKLPLSSKNYQTINDSYDMDQEGRCDYVSLFPYQDGLIETPKRQALYIFALTDREKETWFYALKKCIVLEELNATEYSTLYSSSPKLDMTSISYSSLMEINSEETLSVTEDSSGISAELNFIQSKTKPTLEFEDYVKTLFENYFRDINTSEHSWKPEIFSDANRKKDISSTVRHVEWVNVALGRLFYDFLTQKYWSERIMEKIQKKLNNLEMPSFVETLEVTDVFMGTCIPQLHSVSNVVVDEFGIWLDFDFTYNGSFQMTLQTKLKMPKTKHQMQSDEHPDNSDLKQSAEVNESSDDDGKSPKQNKLINKLEKWISHKHFQTVAQSRFVKKYVGDISNMLLTLTVEVNLLQGILAVNIPPVPTDRVWYGFRKDPILNITASPKVGSHEINLSAVVKMIEQRLIRAFKKAIVMPHMDDLIIPLMFSSAYEE